Proteins from one Bacteroidales bacterium genomic window:
- a CDS encoding nucleotidyltransferase family protein, giving the protein MYVLPSLIRYLLHPAPGAELAEAFMHEAAAISNWEKTVFSLQQNGLLPLFRSALLEAGQYETLSPAVREVIDTTVRRQAMRNLKLQATLFQLHDVLSRNNISFALLKGFTLAATCYRDASLRPMIDIDILVNPEDVPVIRQLLKEFGAEKFSEPQTKFYATIASHEPGILLEDILIEPHTALFKGPESLGLSECPCVPCQIAGKTFLVPAPDVHLLFIMSHVHKHLPRERFKLLWLRDTACLMQRLFTGQEQKEEDFFRLAGRYHCRTEVLEVAALMVALLPDLLPQTFRTPLPPLPGWMEPSLKIVSEYGMKRRNDPAPHIRYFSSRFNMKRKILFLAGLLFPSPAYMKMRYRWFPARGIVLLYPYHFLRVFIKGVIMLIRYVAAHCTGAHK; this is encoded by the coding sequence ATGTACGTTCTTCCCTCTCTCATACGGTATCTTCTTCATCCCGCTCCGGGAGCTGAACTGGCCGAAGCCTTCATGCACGAAGCTGCCGCCATAAGCAACTGGGAAAAGACGGTTTTTTCGCTGCAGCAGAACGGACTTCTTCCTCTTTTCCGCTCGGCGCTTCTGGAAGCAGGACAATACGAGACACTGTCACCTGCCGTACGGGAGGTTATTGATACAACGGTAAGGCGACAGGCCATGCGCAACCTGAAGCTTCAGGCAACCCTGTTTCAGCTTCATGACGTCCTCAGCCGGAACAACATTTCTTTTGCTCTGCTGAAAGGATTTACCCTCGCAGCCACCTGCTACCGCGATGCATCACTGCGCCCGATGATCGATATCGATATCCTGGTCAATCCTGAAGATGTGCCTGTTATACGACAGCTTCTCAAAGAATTCGGCGCAGAGAAGTTCAGCGAGCCGCAGACGAAGTTTTATGCCACCATCGCTTCGCACGAACCGGGCATATTGCTGGAAGATATTCTGATTGAACCCCATACTGCGCTGTTCAAAGGGCCGGAAAGCCTGGGGCTTTCAGAATGCCCCTGTGTTCCGTGCCAAATAGCCGGAAAAACTTTCCTGGTACCGGCACCCGATGTGCATTTGTTGTTCATCATGAGCCATGTGCACAAGCATCTGCCGAGAGAACGGTTTAAGCTTCTCTGGTTGCGCGACACAGCCTGTCTGATGCAACGGCTCTTTACCGGGCAGGAACAGAAGGAGGAGGATTTTTTCCGGCTTGCCGGCAGGTACCATTGCCGCACAGAGGTTCTGGAAGTCGCCGCACTCATGGTTGCCCTTCTGCCCGATCTTCTCCCGCAGACGTTCAGGACACCCCTGCCGCCATTGCCCGGGTGGATGGAACCCTCCCTGAAAATTGTTTCCGAGTACGGTATGAAACGCAGGAATGACCCTGCCCCTCATATTCGCTATTTCTCCTCGCGGTTTAATATGAAGAGGAAAATTCTTTTTCTTGCCGGCTTGCTCTTTCCTTCGCCGGCTTATATGAAAATGCGCTACAGGTGGTTTCCGGCCAGGGGGATTGTTTTGTTGTATCCGTATCATTTCCTGCGGGTTTTCATCAAGGGAGTCATAATGCTCATCCGGTATGTTGCGGCACACTGCACAGGTGCGCATAAATGA
- a CDS encoding undecaprenyl/decaprenyl-phosphate alpha-N-acetylglucosaminyl 1-phosphate transferase: protein MFSFDVLNLIGAVGLSFLITYILIPPIVRVAKAKNLYDSPGRRKPHKNNVPTLGGAAIFAGLTLAMTLFVDGKLAYQLRYFVAAAIIIFYIGIKDDILGLGPVKKLVAQILSAIIITVPAHLRFTSLHGFLGIQHIPDAYSVVLTVFVVIVIINSFNLIDGIDGLAAMTGIITSSAFGIWFWISGNYSYTIMAGALAGGLLAFLRFNLSAGGNKIFMGDTGALLIGLVLAILAIRFNEANVEEDIPWRLTSAPAVSIGILVLPLFDTLRVFFLRMYRGDSPFRADKQHLHHRLLRLGLSHLQSTLILAGFNIVFIVIAFLLDPIGILPLTGILLVLAVLLSLIPDMMYRKKRSNGLKEVQADEVGTEETA, encoded by the coding sequence ATGTTTTCATTTGATGTATTGAACCTGATTGGAGCGGTTGGACTTTCATTCCTCATTACCTATATCCTTATCCCGCCGATAGTTAGGGTGGCTAAGGCAAAGAATCTGTACGATTCACCCGGGCGCCGCAAGCCGCATAAGAACAATGTCCCCACCCTGGGGGGGGCCGCCATTTTTGCAGGACTTACTCTGGCCATGACGCTGTTTGTTGACGGGAAGCTGGCCTACCAGCTCCGTTATTTTGTAGCGGCCGCCATCATTATCTTCTACATCGGCATAAAAGATGATATCCTTGGGCTGGGCCCCGTAAAAAAGCTGGTTGCCCAGATCCTTTCCGCCATCATCATCACCGTACCGGCCCATCTGCGATTTACCAGCCTGCACGGATTTCTCGGCATACAGCACATTCCGGATGCCTACAGCGTGGTTCTCACGGTGTTCGTTGTCATAGTCATCATCAACAGTTTCAACCTGATCGACGGCATTGACGGACTGGCGGCCATGACCGGAATCATTACCAGCAGTGCCTTTGGAATCTGGTTCTGGATTTCCGGCAACTATTCCTATACCATTATGGCCGGTGCGCTGGCCGGTGGCCTGCTGGCATTTCTGCGGTTCAACCTTTCTGCAGGGGGAAACAAGATCTTTATGGGCGATACGGGAGCCCTGCTGATAGGGCTTGTGCTGGCCATCCTTGCCATCAGGTTCAATGAAGCCAATGTGGAGGAAGATATTCCCTGGCGCCTCACATCGGCTCCGGCTGTTTCTATCGGCATACTGGTACTACCCCTGTTCGATACCCTGCGGGTTTTTTTCCTGCGCATGTACAGGGGCGATTCTCCCTTCAGGGCCGACAAGCAACACCTGCACCACCGGCTGTTAAGGCTGGGACTGAGCCATCTGCAGTCAACACTGATCCTTGCAGGTTTCAATATCGTGTTTATTGTTATTGCATTTCTGCTGGACCCCATCGGCATCCTTCCTCTCACGGGCATCCTGCTCGTGCTGGCCGTTTTGCTGAGCCTGATTCCTGACATGATGTACCGGAAGAAACGCTCTAACGGGCTGAAGGAAGTGCAGGCCGATGAGGTGGGAACTGAGGAAACAGCCTGA
- a CDS encoding capsule assembly Wzi family protein yields the protein GLVLKVNGLADFSAGKENGSSRLLYRNTRGALFEGTISGVIGFSSALYENQARFPGYIISYIQKHGVLPGQGVAKKYQTDGYDFSWAEGNLWVRPWKDLYLEAGYGKRFFGDGYRSLLLSDFSDVYPYAGYQWYAGKFFLAASTQSMIQHEEVIRWDKRRFPAKTSVFHFAGVRLGRIQLTLMEANMYANPDSAGNFRWQAEFFNPLPVLNSLAGRGNSLWGVNVSVNLPPFLLYGQWLADDYPLNKITDVHSVQNKTGFQAGIKWFHAFSLPGMFFQAEYNQVRPYTYSGKPLSLTYTHYNEPLAHPLGANFREGIIRATYRFKFFLLEGQTSYAVQGRNDGTLDWGADPLLRNGLLPEPVKVSRQSHILQGIKTSVVNAFAGVSWIVNPVNTLHFSVEYHYRMESAEGNKNTTGYIMIGLRTNRINHYYDF from the coding sequence GGACTGGTGCTGAAAGTTAACGGCCTGGCCGATTTCAGCGCCGGAAAAGAGAACGGCTCCTCCCGCCTCCTGTACCGCAATACCCGCGGGGCCCTCTTTGAAGGCACCATCAGCGGCGTCATCGGATTTTCCTCCGCCCTGTATGAAAACCAGGCCCGCTTCCCCGGCTACATCATTTCCTATATCCAGAAACATGGGGTTTTGCCCGGCCAGGGTGTTGCCAAAAAATACCAAACCGACGGATACGATTTTTCCTGGGCGGAAGGAAACCTGTGGGTCCGTCCATGGAAAGACCTGTACCTCGAAGCCGGCTATGGCAAACGCTTTTTCGGCGATGGCTACCGCTCCCTTCTCCTTTCTGATTTTTCGGATGTATATCCCTATGCCGGTTACCAGTGGTATGCCGGGAAGTTCTTTCTGGCCGCATCCACCCAGAGCATGATTCAGCATGAGGAGGTCATACGCTGGGACAAGCGCCGTTTTCCGGCCAAAACTTCCGTATTTCATTTTGCCGGTGTCCGGCTTGGACGCATTCAGCTCACCCTGATGGAAGCCAACATGTACGCCAATCCCGACAGTGCCGGCAACTTCCGCTGGCAGGCTGAATTTTTCAATCCCCTTCCGGTTCTTAATTCCCTGGCCGGAAGAGGTAATTCGCTCTGGGGAGTCAACGTTTCGGTTAACCTGCCTCCTTTCCTTTTGTATGGCCAATGGCTGGCCGACGATTATCCTCTGAACAAAATCACCGATGTGCATTCGGTACAGAACAAAACCGGATTCCAGGCAGGCATAAAATGGTTCCATGCCTTTTCCCTGCCGGGAATGTTTTTCCAGGCAGAATACAATCAGGTAAGGCCCTATACCTATTCCGGAAAACCCTTATCCCTCACCTACACACACTACAATGAGCCACTGGCACATCCGCTGGGTGCCAATTTCAGGGAAGGGATCATCCGGGCAACATACCGGTTCAAGTTTTTCCTTCTGGAAGGGCAGACTTCCTATGCCGTGCAGGGAAGGAACGACGGAACGCTCGACTGGGGGGCCGATCCCCTTCTCCGGAACGGACTACTGCCCGAACCGGTAAAAGTGAGCCGCCAGAGCCACATCCTGCAGGGGATAAAAACCAGCGTAGTGAATGCTTTTGCAGGGGTATCGTGGATTGTCAATCCTGTCAACACCCTGCATTTTTCGGTTGAGTACCATTACCGGATGGAATCGGCGGAGGGGAATAAGAACACCACGGGGTATATCATGATTGGTCTGCGGACAAACCGGATCAATCATTATTACGATTTCTGA